The genomic region TGTGGTCATGCCGCCGCCCAACGCGCGTCCGGCTGGTCGTCCCACTGCAACCGGGCCACCGCGTCGAGCACCCGGTCCACACCGGGCAGGTGGGTGTGCTCAAGCATCGGCGCCGGGTAGGGGATGTCCAGCCCGGCGACCCGCAGCACCGGGGCGTGCAGCGCGTGGAAGCAGCGCTCCTGCACCCGGGCGGCGATCTCCGCGCCGACGCCCGCGAAGCCGGGCGCCTCCTGGATCACCACGCACCGGCCGGTGCGCCGGACCGACGCGGTGATGGTGGCGTCGTCGAACGGCACGATGGTCCGCACGTCGACGACCTCCAGATCCCAGCCCTCCTCACGGGCGGCCTCGGCGGCCTCCAGCGCGACAGGCACCGCCGGCCCGTACGCCACAAGGGTGGCGTCGCGGCCGGGACGACGCACGACGGCCCGCCCGAACGGCTCGGTACGCGCCGGCAGCTCCGCGTCGGCGCTGCCGAAGTAGAGCTTCTTGGGCTCCATGAAGACCACCGGGTCGGGGTCGTCGATCGCCTCACGCAGCAGCGAGTACGCGTCCTCGACCGTCGCCGGGGTGACGACCTTCAGGCCGGGGGTGTGCGCGTAGTACGCCTCGGACGAGTCGCAGTGGTGCTCCACCCCGCCGATGCCGCCGGCGTACGGCACCCGGATGACGATGGGCACGCTGAGCTTGCCCCGGGTGCGGTTGCGCAGCTTCGCCACGTGCGAGGCGATCTGCTCGAACGCCGGGTACGCGAACGCGTCGAACTGCATCTCGACCACCGGCCGCAGCCCGGACATGGCCAGACCGACGGCGAAGCCGACGATGCCGGCCTCCGCGAGCGGGGTGTCGAAGCAGCGCTTCTCGCCGAAGCGGGCCTGCAAGCCGTCGGTGATCCGGAAGACGCCGCCGAGCGCGCCGACGTCCTCGCCGAAGACGACCACCCGGTCGTCGGCCGCGAGGGCGTCGGCGAGCGCGGAGTTGAGCGCCTTCGCCATGGTGGTGGCCATCAGGCGTCACCCTCCTCGTCCTGCGCGGCGGCCAGCTCGGCGCGGACCTGCTCACGCTGCTCGACGAGCTGCGGTGTGGGCTCGGCGTAGACGTGGTCGAAGAGGCTCAGCGGGTCGACGCTCGGCTGCTCGTTCATCCGGGCGCGCAGGTCCGCCGCGTACGCCTCGGCCTGCTCGGCGACCTCGGCGACCGCCGCGTCGTCGAGCACGCCACGAGCGCGCAGGTACGTCTCCAGGCGGGCCAGCGGGTCGCGGTCGCGCCAGGCGTCGACCTCGGCGCCGTCGCGGTAGCGGCTGGCGTCGTCGGCGTTCGTGTGCGGTTCCATCCGGTAGGTGTGCGCCTCCACCAGGAAGGGTCCCTTGCCGGCGCGGGCGTGCGCGACCGCGCGGGTCAGCACGGCGAGCACCGCGACCGGGTCGTTGCCGTCGACCTGCTCGCTGGGCACCCCGTAGCCGACGCCCTTGTACGCAAGCGACGGCGCGGCGGTCTGCCGGGACAGCGGGACGCTGATGGCGTACCTGTTGTTCTGCACGAAGTAGACGACAGGCGCTTTGAACACGGCGGCGAAGTTGATGCCCTCGTGGAAGTCGCCCTCGCTTGTCGCCCCGTCGCCGATGAACGCCAGCGCCACCGTGTCGCGTCCCTGGTACGCCTCACCGTGCGCGAGACCGGCCGCGTGCACGCACTGCGTGGCGAGCGGGGTGCACTGCGGGGCGGTGTGCACGGCGGTGGGGTCGTATCCGCAGTGCCAGTCGCCGCGCAGCAGGGTGAGCACCTCGACCGGGTCGATGCCTCGGGCAACCAGCGCCATCGATTCGCGGTAGGTGGGGAACACCCAGTCGGTGTCGCGGACGGCGAGCACGGCGGCCACCTGGCACGCCTCCTGGCCCCGCGACGACGGGTAGACGGCCAACCGACCCTGCTTGGTCAGCGCGGTCGCCTGGGTGTCGAACCGGCGGCCGAGCACCATCCGGCGGTACAGCTCACGCAGCGCCTCGACGGGCGGCTCCGGGTAGTCGGTGCGGGCCGGCAGCGGCGTACCTGTCGGATCGAGCAGGCGGACCGGTTCGGCGTCCGGCAGCAGCGGGCGTGCCGGGTCGGGCGGGGTGACCGTCCGACGGGCGCGCGGGGATGCCCTGCGGACCGCCTGGGGTGTGGTCGTCACGGCGGGACCTCCTGGGACGTGTGGTGAGCCTATGCTTCCGCCTGACGGATGATTGACTCAAGATCCACGCAGAAGGCGGGACGTCTGGCATGTGGGAGGCACGTCGGTGAGCCAGGAGACCCGGGACGGAGCGAGCCGGGCAACCGGATCGGGACGATCGGCCCGAGCCATGGACGAGGTCGATCGGCGGATCGTCGACGAGCTGGTCCGCGACGGACGCACGTCGGTGCGCACCCTCGCCGAACGGATCCACATCTCGCGCACCAACGCGTACGCCCGGGTGGAGCGGCTGGTGCGCGACGGTGTGATCACGGGCTTCCGGGCGCAGGTGTCGCCCGAGGCCGCCGGGTTGGGCACGTCGGCGTACATGGCGTTGACGATCGAGCAGAACACCTGGCGGGAGGTGTCGGCCGAGCTGGCCCAGGTGCGCTACGTCGAGCACGTCGCGCTCCTCAGCGGCGAGCACGACGTGCTGGCCCTGGTCCGCGCTCCGGACAACGCCGCCCTACGCGACGTGGTGCTCGACCGGGTGCAGCGCATCGCCGGGGTGCTGTCGACGCGGTCGTGGCTGGTCTTCGAGGAGTTCGACGGGACGCAGAGCCCGTGGCAGTAGCGCCATAACACGAACCAGATGACAAATAGCGCGATTGGCCGGTTTAGGGAATAAATCCCCGTACGCTCCGCGGCGTGGCTATCGCAAACGAGTTGTGGACACAGGCGAGGGTCGTCGCCACCCCGCCGCCACCGCAGGCGCCGGCGTCGAGGCCGGCCGGCCCGCGCTCCTTCCGCGGGGACATCGAAGGCATGCGAGCCGTGGCCGTGCTGCTTGTGCTTCTCGGCCACGCCGGAGTCCCGCACCTGCCCGCCGGCTTCGTCGGCGTGGACGTGTTCTTCGTGATCTCCGGCTTCCTCATCACCGGTCTGCTGCTCGAAGAGCTCGACCAGCGGGGACGGCTCTCGCTCGCCACCTTCTACGCGCGACGGGCGAAACGCCTCCTCCCGGCCGCCGCGACGGTGCTCGTCGCCACCCTGGTGCTCACCTACTTCTTCCTGCCTCGCGGCCGCTGGTCCACGACTGCCTGGGACGTCGTCGCCAGCGCCTGCTACGCCATGAACTGGCGCATGGCCGGGCAGTCCGTCGACTACGTCGCCGCCAACAGCGCCCCGAGCATCGCCCAGCACTTCTGGTCCCTCGCCGTCGAGGAGCAGTTCTACCTCGTCTGGCCACTGCTGCTGCTCGCCCTCGGCTGGTTCGCCCGCCGTCGGGGACGCGGCCACCGTGGCCTCTACCTGCTCGGGCTCGCCCTGATCGCGGTCCCGTCGTTCGCCTGGGCGCTGTACGTCTCTCCTACCGACCCGTCGGCGTACTACGTCACCACCACGCGGATGTGGGAGTTGGCCCTCGGCGGCGCCATCGCCGTCACGGCAGCCCGGTCGAGCCGGTCACCACGCCTGGTGGCCGTACCCCTGGCCTGGGCCGGACTGCTCGCCGTCGGCGCGTCGGCCGTGCTGATCGGGTCGACGGCGGGCTTCCCCGGGTACGCCGCGCTCGGCCCCACCCTCGGCACCGCCGCCGTCATCGCGTTCGGACCGGCGGCCGGCCGCGCCGGGCCCGCCCTCCTGCTGGGCAGACAACCACTGCGCTACGTCGGCGGGATCTCCTACTCGCTCTACCTGTGGCACTGGCCGGTGCTGATCGCCGCGCAGGCGCAGTTCGGCGACCTCGGCGTCGGCGCCGCGCTCGCTGTCGTCGCCGTCTCGGCGATCCCCGCCGCGTTGACGTACCACCTCGTCGAGAATCCAGTACGCCGCTCGCCGACCCTCACCGACCAGCCGGCCGTCGCCCTGCGCGTCGGCGCGGTGTGCACCGGCGCCGCCGCGCTGGCCGGCCTGGCGTTCCAGCTGGCCATCCCCTCGGCGGACAGCCCGACGCCCGCCTCGTCGGTCATCATGGGTCAGGTGCCCGGCGCCAGCACGCAGGCGTCGCCACCGGCGGCGCCCGGCGCCGCGGCTCTCGGCGCCTCGCCGCGCACCAGCCGGGCCGGAGTGCCGGTCGACCGGGCCGACTCGATCACCCCCAACCCCGCGACGGCGGCTCGGGACGCGCCGCTGTTCCAGACGACGAAGAGTTGCCACGTGTCGCTGGAATCCGCGACCCCGCAGGTGTGCGTCTACGGCAAGGAGAACTCGAAGACCAGGATCGCGCTCGTCGGCGACTCGCACGCCGACCACTGGGTCCCCGCCATGCTGCGCGCCGCGGACACGAACGGCTGGCGCCTCGCCACCTACACCAAGTCCGGCTGCCCGTTCCTGACGGCCGAGATCCTTGAGAACGACAGGCCCTACACGACCTGCACCGAGTGGAACCGGAAGGTGCGGGAGGGACTGCTCGGCGGGAACCGCCCCGATCTCCTGATCGTCACCAACGCCGAGTACCCGGTCCGCGGCGAGCCGGGCCGGGCCGCGATGGCCCGCGAGATGCGCAGGACGTGGAGCGGCATGGTCGCGGAGAAGATTCCGGTGGTGGTGCTGCGGGACACGCCGCTGCACCTCACCGACATCGCCGAGTGCGTGTCCAAGAACCCGAAACGCCTGACGAAGTGCGCCAGTCCCCGGGAGGAGGTCCTCGGCCGCGGGGGCGGCCCCGCCCAGGAGGAGGCGGCCGACGGCCTTGCCGGCGTCCGCCTGATCGACCTGAACGACTGGATCTGCCCCGCGGACCGCTGCGCCCCCGTCATCGGAGGCGTCCTCGTCTGGCGCGACGCGCACCACCTGACCGCCACCTACTCGGCGACCCTCGCACCTCGGGTGGGCGCCGCGCTCAAGCCGATAATCGCCGGGCTGTGACAGCTACGACCGGCGGGAGGCTCACCGCTCCGGCGGGGCGTCCAGGCCCTCTCGGTCGGCCAGCTCCAGCAGCGGCTCCAGCGAGTGCCGATCACCGTCGAGGCCGGCGTGCGGGTCGCCGCGCTCGGCGAACCGCGCCGGCACGGTGAGCACGTCGAAGTCCTCCGGACGGGCGTCCTCCAACTCCGCCCAGTCCAGCGGCGCCGACACCAGCGCCCGGGGCGTCGGCCGGATCGAGTACGCCGAGGCCATGGTGTGGTCGCGCGACATCTGGTTGTAGTCGACGAAGACCGGCCGGTCCCGCTGCTCCCGCCACCAGGTGGTGGTGACCAGCTCCGGCAGCCGGCGCTGCATCTCCCGGCCCAGCGCGAGCACCGCCCGACGACAGTCGCCGAAACTCCACCTCGGTTCGATCGACAGGTAGACGTGCAGGCCCCGCCCGCCGGTGGTCTTCGGATAGCCGGTCATGCCCAGCTCGGCGAGGAACGCCCGCACCTCACGGGCCACCGGCACCACCTGCTCGAAGCCGACGCCTGGCATCGGGTCGAGGTCGATGCGCAGCTGGTCGGGCCGCTCCACGTCGGCGGCGGACACCGGCCACGGGTGGAAGCGCAGGGTGCCCAGGTTGGCCGCCCAGATCACCACGGCCAGCTCGCTCGGCGCGACCTCGTCGGCGGTACGGCCGCTGGGGAACGTGATGTGCGCGGTCCGCACCCACTCGGGCGCGCCCGCCGGCAGCCGCTTCTGGTAGAACGCGTCACCGCGGTTGGTCTGCCTGGTGGCGATAGTCGCGCCCTCGAAGACGCCGCGCGGCCAGCGTTCCAGCATGGTCGGCCTGTCGCGCAGCGCCCGCAGGATGCCGTCGCCGACCGCCAGGAAGTAGCGGACCACGTCCAGCTTGGTCAGCCCGCGCTCCGGGAAGTACGGCTTGTCGGGGCTGGAGACGCGGACCAGCCGCTCCCCCACCCGGATCTCCTCCGCCGCCGCCGCCACGCCCCCGAGGGTACGACGTGGAGGCGGGCCCGGTGGGCTACCGCCCGTGGACCAGCGTGGCGGGCTGCTGCGGCAACTCCTCCGTCGGGCCGCCGACCACGACCGGCTGCGTCCCGGTCGGCTCCTCGGCCACCGCGGTCTGCTGCTCGACAGGGACCGTCTGCGCCGTCCGGCGGGCCACGAAGCCAGGCGTCCAGTCCTTCAACCGCAGCGCCGGCCGCTCGACAAGCTTCCACGACACGAACGCGGCGGCGAAGGCGACAGCTACCGACATCGCCGCGAACGGCACGTACCCCCAGCGGCTCCAGCCCAGGCTCGCCATCACCTGCTGGAAGACGAACCCGTAGATGTAGATGCCGTACGAGTAGTCGTTCTTGCGCCCCACCCAGTGCAGCTGGCGCGGCATCCGCACCGACAGCCACACCAGCAGGTACGCGAACGCCGGCAGCCCGATGACGAAGAAGCCGCCGAACAGCAGCGACAGCCCCAGCGCCACGGCCGAGCCGATGCCGAGCGCGTCGTTGATCGGCACCCGCTCCCGGTAGAGATCAAGGGTCGCGCCGAACGCGAACAGGAAGCCCAGGTAGACGATGTAGTGGAAGCTCATCACGCCCACCAGGGGCGAGTCGAAGGACCAGCTCGCCGTGGACGCGGGCCCGCTGAACTGCCCGGAGCTGACCCAGTCCTGCAGGATGCTCAGGTAGAGCGCGACGGTCAGGAACAGCACGAACCGGCGGGCGTTGCGCAGCACCGCCGTCACCGCCAGCACACCCACCACGACGTAGCAGAACATCTCGTACTTGAGCGACCACAGGGCGCCGTTGAAGACGCTGGAGCCGCTCTTCGCACCCCACGGGGTGGTCGGCTTGAGCAGGTCGTGAATGCCGTACTGACGGACACCCGTCCACCAGTTGGCCTGCAGGTAGGCCAGGGGGCCGCCCCGGTCCCAGGCGTTGTCGAAGAACCCGGCGGTGGTGCCGTGCTCGCGCAACGTCACAAGCGGGGCCACCACAAGCGCGGTGATCAGCAGGCAGACCCAGAGCCCGGGGAAGATGCGCAGGGCCCGGTGCCAGGCGTAGCGGATGATGCCGGTACGCCTGGCGCTGCGGGTGATGAGCAGGCCGGAGAGCACGAAGAAGCCGTACACGGCCATCGTGCCGACGTTTGTCTGCCGACCGGTGAGGTGGTAGCCGAGGTCGTTGGCCCCGAAGCCAAGCGGCTTGGAGTGCGACAGGACGACGCCCACCGCGAGGCAGAGCCGGATCAGCCCGATGCCGTTGCTGCGGCCGGAGAGCAGATCGGCAAGCGTGCCACGGGAGCGGACGAGGGCGGGGGTAGTCATGCGGTCAGGAACCTCTCGACCATCAGGCGGGCACCTCGGCGCCGGCGTGCTCCCACAACTGCTTCATCTCGGTGTGCAGATCCTCGCTCGGCGACCAGCCGAGCACCTCGGCGGCCAGCCCGACGTCCAGGCGCTGCCAGCGCGTCTCGGCCGGGCCGGTGGGGTCGGCCTCGACCAGGTCGGTCGGCACCTCACTCACGTCGATGAGGAGGTGGACCATATCACGCGCGCTGGCGGCCACCCCCCGCCCGATGTTGATCACGTGGCCGGCCGCTGCGGGGCGCGTCGCGGCCAGCAGCACGGCGGCGACGACGTCGCTGAGGCCGACGAAGTCACGCCGCGAGCCCAGCGGCGCCAGCTCCAGCCGGGCCCGCTCACCGGCGCGCTGGGCGGCGTGCAGCCGACCCGCGACCACGCCGAGCAGGCTGTGCCCGGGCTGGCCGGCGCCGATGACGTTGCCTACCCGCAGCGTGACGCCCTCGATCAGGCCCTGCCGGTCGGCCTCGGCGACCGCCGTGGTGCAGCGCAGCTTGAACTCGCCGTACGGCATCACCGGGGCGGGCGGCAGTGCCTCGGGCATCGAGGTGTCGACCGGAACCAGCCCGTACTCGTGCACGCTGCCCAACTGGATCACCCGGACCCGCCCGGGCAACCGGCCGGCGGCCTCGATCAGCCGCTCGACGAGGGTGACGTTGACCGCGAGCATCTGCGCGTCGGTGAGCCCCCACATGCCGCCCGCGGCGTTGATCACCACGTCCGGGTCGAGGTCGCGCAGCACGGCGGTGATCTCGTCGACGTCGGCGGCGGCCAGGTCCAGCGCGCGGACGTCGACGCCCGGCCCGACGTCGCGGGCGGTGCGGGCCACGGCGATGACCGTGTGCCCCTGGTCGGCAAGCGCCCGGCAGATGGGGCGGCCGAGGAAACCGGTGCCACCGAGCACGGCCACCCTCCGCCGCTGTCCGGCGTCCTCCGCCGGGTGCCGTGGTTCGACGATCATGGCGTTGGCGTCTCCCTGGCTGCGGTCGGTCATCGGCCCGGCCCGAACGCGTGCCGCGACAGGCTCTTCACGCCTGTCATCCGGCCGGCGAGGACCGCCGTCGGCAGCAGCGTGATGGCGTGCAGCCGCGACGACAGGTAGCGGCGGGCGGCCCGTGCCGCCCGAGGCCAGCCCTGCTCGTCC from Micromonospora lupini harbors:
- the pdhA gene encoding pyruvate dehydrogenase (acetyl-transferring) E1 component subunit alpha codes for the protein MTTTPQAVRRASPRARRTVTPPDPARPLLPDAEPVRLLDPTGTPLPARTDYPEPPVEALRELYRRMVLGRRFDTQATALTKQGRLAVYPSSRGQEACQVAAVLAVRDTDWVFPTYRESMALVARGIDPVEVLTLLRGDWHCGYDPTAVHTAPQCTPLATQCVHAAGLAHGEAYQGRDTVALAFIGDGATSEGDFHEGINFAAVFKAPVVYFVQNNRYAISVPLSRQTAAPSLAYKGVGYGVPSEQVDGNDPVAVLAVLTRAVAHARAGKGPFLVEAHTYRMEPHTNADDASRYRDGAEVDAWRDRDPLARLETYLRARGVLDDAAVAEVAEQAEAYAADLRARMNEQPSVDPLSLFDHVYAEPTPQLVEQREQVRAELAAAQDEEGDA
- a CDS encoding acyltransferase family protein — its product is MAIANELWTQARVVATPPPPQAPASRPAGPRSFRGDIEGMRAVAVLLVLLGHAGVPHLPAGFVGVDVFFVISGFLITGLLLEELDQRGRLSLATFYARRAKRLLPAAATVLVATLVLTYFFLPRGRWSTTAWDVVASACYAMNWRMAGQSVDYVAANSAPSIAQHFWSLAVEEQFYLVWPLLLLALGWFARRRGRGHRGLYLLGLALIAVPSFAWALYVSPTDPSAYYVTTTRMWELALGGAIAVTAARSSRSPRLVAVPLAWAGLLAVGASAVLIGSTAGFPGYAALGPTLGTAAVIAFGPAAGRAGPALLLGRQPLRYVGGISYSLYLWHWPVLIAAQAQFGDLGVGAALAVVAVSAIPAALTYHLVENPVRRSPTLTDQPAVALRVGAVCTGAAALAGLAFQLAIPSADSPTPASSVIMGQVPGASTQASPPAAPGAAALGASPRTSRAGVPVDRADSITPNPATAARDAPLFQTTKSCHVSLESATPQVCVYGKENSKTRIALVGDSHADHWVPAMLRAADTNGWRLATYTKSGCPFLTAEILENDRPYTTCTEWNRKVREGLLGGNRPDLLIVTNAEYPVRGEPGRAAMAREMRRTWSGMVAEKIPVVVLRDTPLHLTDIAECVSKNPKRLTKCASPREEVLGRGGGPAQEEAADGLAGVRLIDLNDWICPADRCAPVIGGVLVWRDAHHLTATYSATLAPRVGAALKPIIAGL
- a CDS encoding alpha-ketoacid dehydrogenase subunit beta; the encoded protein is MMATTMAKALNSALADALAADDRVVVFGEDVGALGGVFRITDGLQARFGEKRCFDTPLAEAGIVGFAVGLAMSGLRPVVEMQFDAFAYPAFEQIASHVAKLRNRTRGKLSVPIVIRVPYAGGIGGVEHHCDSSEAYYAHTPGLKVVTPATVEDAYSLLREAIDDPDPVVFMEPKKLYFGSADAELPARTEPFGRAVVRRPGRDATLVAYGPAVPVALEAAEAAREEGWDLEVVDVRTIVPFDDATITASVRRTGRCVVIQEAPGFAGVGAEIAARVQERCFHALHAPVLRVAGLDIPYPAPMLEHTHLPGVDRVLDAVARLQWDDQPDARWAAA
- a CDS encoding acyltransferase family protein is translated as MTTPALVRSRGTLADLLSGRSNGIGLIRLCLAVGVVLSHSKPLGFGANDLGYHLTGRQTNVGTMAVYGFFVLSGLLITRSARRTGIIRYAWHRALRIFPGLWVCLLITALVVAPLVTLREHGTTAGFFDNAWDRGGPLAYLQANWWTGVRQYGIHDLLKPTTPWGAKSGSSVFNGALWSLKYEMFCYVVVGVLAVTAVLRNARRFVLFLTVALYLSILQDWVSSGQFSGPASTASWSFDSPLVGVMSFHYIVYLGFLFAFGATLDLYRERVPINDALGIGSAVALGLSLLFGGFFVIGLPAFAYLLVWLSVRMPRQLHWVGRKNDYSYGIYIYGFVFQQVMASLGWSRWGYVPFAAMSVAVAFAAAFVSWKLVERPALRLKDWTPGFVARRTAQTVPVEQQTAVAEEPTGTQPVVVGGPTEELPQQPATLVHGR
- a CDS encoding DNA polymerase domain-containing protein, translating into MAAAAEEIRVGERLVRVSSPDKPYFPERGLTKLDVVRYFLAVGDGILRALRDRPTMLERWPRGVFEGATIATRQTNRGDAFYQKRLPAGAPEWVRTAHITFPSGRTADEVAPSELAVVIWAANLGTLRFHPWPVSAADVERPDQLRIDLDPMPGVGFEQVVPVAREVRAFLAELGMTGYPKTTGGRGLHVYLSIEPRWSFGDCRRAVLALGREMQRRLPELVTTTWWREQRDRPVFVDYNQMSRDHTMASAYSIRPTPRALVSAPLDWAELEDARPEDFDVLTVPARFAERGDPHAGLDGDRHSLEPLLELADREGLDAPPER
- a CDS encoding Lrp/AsnC family transcriptional regulator; the encoded protein is MDEVDRRIVDELVRDGRTSVRTLAERIHISRTNAYARVERLVRDGVITGFRAQVSPEAAGLGTSAYMALTIEQNTWREVSAELAQVRYVEHVALLSGEHDVLALVRAPDNAALRDVVLDRVQRIAGVLSTRSWLVFEEFDGTQSPWQ
- a CDS encoding NAD-dependent epimerase/dehydratase family protein, translating into MIVEPRHPAEDAGQRRRVAVLGGTGFLGRPICRALADQGHTVIAVARTARDVGPGVDVRALDLAAADVDEITAVLRDLDPDVVINAAGGMWGLTDAQMLAVNVTLVERLIEAAGRLPGRVRVIQLGSVHEYGLVPVDTSMPEALPPAPVMPYGEFKLRCTTAVAEADRQGLIEGVTLRVGNVIGAGQPGHSLLGVVAGRLHAAQRAGERARLELAPLGSRRDFVGLSDVVAAVLLAATRPAAAGHVINIGRGVAASARDMVHLLIDVSEVPTDLVEADPTGPAETRWQRLDVGLAAEVLGWSPSEDLHTEMKQLWEHAGAEVPA